The Besnoitia besnoiti strain Bb-Ger1 chromosome Unknown contig00014, whole genome shotgun sequence genome contains a region encoding:
- a CDS encoding SAG-related sequence SRS37B (encoded by transcript BESB_025240) codes for MLTGLFRMLLFVSAGGALSLAWALMPTAADGVGGAGPQACTTPEGVTVEFPENEEAVKFRCGTDHTFIDPENPLYVYEVIEDTELITQHLVTGASALNEEREEGPAPLEPAQRLLTHLYENAELTGPEDESNGKLYTLRIPIASRNVPRKLKYICTQRRPKHSEDLVMACPVTITVPAKKPDEPDPLPDHEDGGDQGGDVVKCKQGEKHEALVSREEQVVRFQCGAEVNSLLPPEKLSVFDNENGECKKPADLSGLVPKATRSEAENGIYTVTFPQLPTTKQALCYKCTAASSLSFRASDCEIKITVSPRASTSTPEPTTSSTVSKLRPTDSKTITGTFVASVLGVALVA; via the coding sequence ATGTTGACCGGCCTTTTTCGGATGTTACTCTTTGTCAGCGCTGGCGgggctctctccctcgcttgGGCGCTGATGCCAACGGCAGCAGATGGCGTCGGTGGAGCGGGGCCACAGGCATGCACGACCCCCGAGGGCGTCACCGTTGAGTTTCCAGAAAATGAAGAAGCGGTGAAGTTCAGGTGTGGCACCGATCACACATTCATTGACCCTGAAAATCCCCTATACGTGTACGAAGTGATAGAAGATACCGAACTCATTACCCAACATCTGGTTACCGGAGCCAGTGCTTTGaatgaggagagagaagaaggcccgGCTCCACTGGAGCCTGCTCAACGGCTGCTTACGCATTTGTACGAAAACGCCGAATTAACCGGTCCTGAAGACGAATCAAATGGCAAACTCTACACCCTTAGAATACCCATCGCCTCTCGCAACGTTCCGCGAAAGCTAAAGTACATTTGCACACAAAGGAGGCCAAAACACTCAGAGGACCTTGTGATGGCGTGTCCAGTTACGATAACGGTTCCTGCAAAAAAGCCGGACGAACCAGACCCTTTGCCCGACCACGAAGATGGCGGAGACCAGGGAGGTGATGTAGTCAAGTGCAAACAAGGAGAGAAGCATGAGGCACTCGTTTCACGCGAAGAGCAGGTGGTACGCTTCCAGTGTGGAGCAGAGGTGaactctctgctgccgccagAAAAACTCAGCGTCTTTGACAATGAAAACGGCGAATGCAAAAAGCCAGCTGACCTCTCCGGCCTCGTTCCCAAAGCCACACGTTCGGAAGCTGAAAATGGAATCTACACTGTAACGTTTCCGCAGCTACCGACGACCAAACAGGCCCTCTGCTACAAATGCACTGCAGCTTCTTCCTTGTCCTTCCGAGCTAGTGACTGTGAGATCAAAATCACTGTGTCCCCTCGGGCAAGTACCTCGACTCCGGAGCCGACCACCTCGAGCACAGTGTCAAAGCTACGACCAACCGACAGCAAGACGATTACTGGAACTTTCGTCGCTAGCGTTTTGGGTGTTGCCCTGGTTGCCTGA
- a CDS encoding SAG-related sequence SRS37A (encoded by transcript BESB_025250) → MRGLKRVFLAGGAGVTLMLSGETATLGVTDDGHLTIPTCNDHGLQIDFPAAGTAAQFRCGAELTSIDPQENTHVYDVTEESSAAVSGQLAGSIPPDIVENSLLRKPLNDLYKDATFKGTPQPDGNTYLLDIPDESRIHAKILMYICKRSDTFRGGVERCPVLISVPKKGETPIPPESDTGGGEQQQEDAIACRPGGKHQVTISTEKQDVRFKCGPPTNSLSPAQSVRVFDNENDKCNQQADLSTIVPEAKRSEADENGVYTVSFPRFPSSKKSLCYKCVSTSGGLSFPTTDCEVRIAVPGSTITSTLNPTTSGEENHLPTVVVSIAANAVIAGVAGMSCLA, encoded by the coding sequence ATGAGAGGTCTAAAAAGAGTATTTTTGGCTGGCGGGGCTGGCGTCACACTCATGCTGTCTGGTGAAACCGCCACACTCGGAGTGACTGACGATGGTCACTTGACCATACCCACGTGCAATGACCATGGCCTCCAAATAGATTTTCCCGCAGCGGGGACGGCTGCCCAGTTCCGTTGCGGCGCTGAGCTCACGAGTATCGACCCGCAGGAAAACACACATGTATACGATGTGACTGAAGAGTCTTCTGCTGCAGTTAGTGGACAACTCGCTGGTTCAATTCCCCCAGATATTGTAGAAAATAGTCTTCTCAGAAAGCCTCTCAATGACTTGTACAAGGACGCTACCTTCAAAGGCACCCCGCAGCCGGACGGAAATACGTATCTTCTTGATATTCCGGACGAGTCGCGCATTCATGCAAAAATATTGATGTACATTTGTAAAAGATCCGACACCTTCCGTGGCGGCGTGGAAAGGTGCCCAGTGCTGATCAGTGTGCCCAAGAAGGGCGAAACACCAATCCCCCCTGAATCCGAcactggcggcggagaacaACAACAAGAGGATGCGATCGCATGCCGACCCGGAGGGAAACACCAAGTGACAATTTCGACAGAAAAGCAAGACGTACGATTCAAGTGTGGGCCACCCACAAACTCATTGAGCCCCGCTCAATCAGTTAGAGTCTTTGACAACGAGAACGACAAATGCAATCAGCAAGCTGATCTCTCCACCATCGTTCCCGAAGCAAAGCGTTCCGAAGCTGATGAAAATGGAGTGTACACTGTTTCGTTCCCTCGATTTCCGTCTTCGAAGAAATCCCTCTGCTACAAGTGCGTAAGCACCTCCGGCGGGCTGTCGTTTCCTACAACCGACTGCGAGGTCCGTATTGCTGTACCCGGCAGTACAATAACATCCACGTTGAACCCCACGACATCGGGGGAAGAAAACCATCTTCCAACTGTCGTTGTCAGCATTGCAGCAAATGCAGTGATCGCTGGCGTCGCAGGAATGTCTTGTCTTGCttga